ATTATAACTCCCTCGGTTACAACGTTCCAAGCTTCCATGCGGAAGCTTTTCCACCAGGCGGTTCTCTAAAGCCGTGAGCTAAAACTGTTTACGATCGTTCGATATTCGAACGAAATTTTGGTTGTAATTATCTAGCAACTCTCTCGGCCTGTACGTCGTTGCGTCTTTGCGCTCTATTGACTCCAAATTGATGGTAATCAATCATCTTTTCCGTACCAAGTGTGTGCACACGGTAGTTCCGGGGCAATCGACATCATCCGAGGGCACGGCAGGGTTTTGGGCTGGGCGTGTTAGATTGAGCTAATAGCTACCAGTTGGTGGGATTTATTTACCGATCAAATTATCTTCTATGTGAGTAACGATGTGTTTGacagagtgttttttttgcatgcgaGTGAGATAAGTTGCatgtgagttgaaacgttgtattgaacgagtttcgttcactcaccacgaggagttttagtgactcttttttcacgtactcactcatgagtgtaagcatgtagccgtggtgagtagAGGGTCGTGAGTCGAGTTcaacgtgagttgaaacgaagatgtgcgagtgagttgaaacggaatacatgtgtacaatgcctaaactagccaaatgaatatactccTCGCTTAACCCAACTATGAAACGGGATCCGCCTGTGCTTAagagattttaaaatttttagattttttatttttctattattttttattattttttttatttaaagcattatttgagtgaaaagaaacccttttcaaccaattggcattaaaataaatcaatttcattttttttttgcaaaatttctcaaaaaaatggcaaggggtaccccttatgaaattttcgagtgaaaattttttttaaaatttttttctgattttctattctttttttaatttaaagcattatttgagtgaaaagaaacttattgcacaaattcgcattaaaatatatcaattttttaaattttgctgaattgctcaaaaatgaggaaaattttacattttctcaaacagggtaaggaacttggttcctcgaataacttctggcacagacatctgaaggcatggccgtccatgtagaaggaaatgtagccattggtgccatctatcgaccacagattaaagattggcgatccgttggataccgaccgagttataggcaaaactttgtacaaaaatgagcattgtgaaattttcaaatttatttatttttttatattttctataattttttattctgttttttatttaaagcattatttgagtgaaaagaaacctttttcaaccaattggcattaaaataaatcaatttaatttgttttgcaaaatttctcaaaaaaatggcaaggggtaccccttatgaaattttcgagtggaaattttttttaaatttttttttgatttttattgtttttttaatttaaagcaatatttgagtgaaaagaaacttattgcaacaaactcgcattaaaataaatcaatttataaattatttctaaatttcccaaaaaaaagctaatgcaACAACCttagaaaatattcaaatttttagattttttatttttttatgatttgtatcctttttttatttaaagcagaTGGTTTAAATTTCAGATGTATCATCCATACACATATTGAAACGTTTAATTTTGTGCAATAATGAAAACtaacatacattttttttaatttttttttgttttaggtaCGTGGATACAATACAACTATTTAAGCACGGTATTTTGATGATTTGAACATTATGAGCAACATGAATCGATAAGTATACTCATCACTTTGTTTGTAGTGTAAAGCTTTCAAAGACGCTGGTGTACGTTGattagaaatgaaataacaaaaataattgaaataatcgTCGGTTTGGattcccattcggaccgtacTCCCGTACGCAGGATTTAGACTACTATCCCTCTaaagaaagccagaaatgacggGCCTCTAGAGGTTGTGTAaagccacaaaagaagaagaagaagaagtttatTGTTTGATTGTGGTGTATGCATCACTTTCACTTGGTAAATTGAAGCAGTAACGTCAACAGGGAGTAACTTTTCTGCATCAGCTGGGCGAAACGTTCCATGGAAATTCCTCCCAGGCCTCCGTAGGAGCACTGAAACCCTTTTTGCGATCGACCTATGACAAGCATCAATGAGTGTCGAGCCGCCGCATGCTGATAGCGAAAACGTTCATCATACTGTAATAATTCAGGCCAATTAAAACCCGCGTACAATTCGTGACCAATCGCTTCGTTCTGAAATTGTCAGTTGTCGCTGGAATTAATTAACAATGGTCGTGCAATGGAGTCGTTGAAATATCTTACCAGATCGTTTATCTTCTCAATTCCACGACAAATGATGAACGATTGAAATATTAGTACGGTTACAAATATTAGATAGATCATACCATTTGTTGACAGTCCTTCCATTGAAAGGATGAAACCGCAGTCTGCGATGAGCGCAAATGTGCCATAATACTGGACAAAGGAAAATGGGCCAACTATCGAGCTAAACTCCTTGAGAATACTTAGGATGGAACTTATTAGAATATTGAATAGAAGTAAGTGAGCGATAAAAATCACTCAAAGGTCGTTCCAGCTATACTTACTCAAGAAGATTAACATGCCGtgagatgtttttgtttagttccGATTGTAACATACCCCAAAAGACGTGCTGTTGCATTTGCGAGGAATGTCCAGATGGTTCAAGGATTTCGAGTTGATGTTTTGCTCGATTCATAACCGTAAACTGTACGCTGGCAATACCATCCAACAGTATCATCATCTCCAGTTGCAAGGTGTTCATAATGATGTAGAAAATTGCAAACGAAAGTACGTAGATCAAGCCCCAAACGTTGCACAACAAGCCGTAGAGAATTTGTACAGCGGCGCTGTCCACTACTTGACCGTTTATTTGCAGCATAAAAGCATCTCTGCTGAAAAGCTGCGTAGTCATGAACCACGCCGCTACTATTAGCATTGTGGCAACGAGTGTAAACTGAATGCGATTGTTTCGAACGAACAAGGCCGCTCGTTGCTGACGTACCAGAGCGTCTTGGCAGCGGTAGGAACGTTCGTTCAGAAACGACATAATCTTCGACAGTGTACCATAGCACAATTCGATGATGCCGATGCGAAGCGTACCTTCCGTGAAGCCCCATACCGACGCAATAACTACGGCTGCCGATGTGTTGTCTTCCGGGAGTAGAATGAGCCGGTAGGCTTTATAAAAGTAGGATACGTTTACCAAAATCGGCAGAAATCGATATACGATCCAGAGTGTCTGATCGATCCAGCAAATTGCGTCGTAATGAATGGCAGAAACGGTTGCCAGTATTTTATACAGATCGAAGTAATCAGATTGATCgttaaatgtaataaaacggCGAAGCAGTACTTGGAAAATTGTCTGTATCTGTCGAAGACACATCTTGAACTGAATGTCTTATACGCTTCATCGGTTGAAATTGATGTTTTCTAGCTGCAGGAGCATGTGTTTGCAGTGTTGTTTTTAAAGGCTTAGCGTAATTAACATTGAATAATTAACGTACATTAATAGTGGTGAATAATACATCAAAACCAGAGCACGATGTATAGTGAGCTGCAATACAAACATAAGCTGTGTTGCACACGGGTGTAAAGTTTGAATTATACATCATATGTATTTCACATTGCATTAACACCTCTTTTAACACACACCAAATGCATTTCACATTTGTTGgacattttgattttgatgtgCAGCAAGCGTTTCGTTCATATTGTTGAAAAAGTACGGTACTAATCAAACTGATATAGGAATGTTAGCAAGGAGTAGATGTTTGCATCGATTCG
The DNA window shown above is from Anopheles funestus chromosome 3RL, idAnoFuneDA-416_04, whole genome shotgun sequence and carries:
- the LOC125770037 gene encoding uncharacterized protein LOC125770037, with product MCLRQIQTIFQVLLRRFITFNDQSDYFDLYKILATVSAIHYDAICWIDQTLWIVYRFLPILVNVSYFYKAYRLILLPEDNTSAAVVIASVWGFTEGTLRIGIIELCYGTLSKIMSFLNERSYRCQDALVRQQRAALFVRNNRIQFTLVATMLIVAAWFMTTQLFSRDAFMLQINGQVVDSAAVQILYGLLCNVWGLIYVLSFAIFYIIMNTLQLEMMILLDGIASVQFTVMNRAKHQLEILEPSGHSSQMQQHVFWGMLQSELNKNISRHVNLLDILKEFSSIVGPFSFVQYYGTFALIADCGFILSMEGLSTNGMIYLIFVTVLIFQSFIICRGIEKINDLNEAIGHELYAGFNWPELLQYDERFRYQHAAARHSLMLVIGRSQKGFQCSYGGLGGISMERFAQLMQKSYSLLTLLLQFTK